One genomic window of Vulpes vulpes isolate BD-2025 chromosome 11, VulVul3, whole genome shotgun sequence includes the following:
- the ZIC4 gene encoding LOW QUALITY PROTEIN: zinc finger protein ZIC 4 (The sequence of the model RefSeq protein was modified relative to this genomic sequence to represent the inferred CDS: deleted 2 bases in 1 codon) has protein sequence MPSMPPFCRNVKLGLLSFLICAGRSLLLLGTEAFWLKKLKINKTLWEKAQSQKMRYKTSLVMRKRLRLYRNSLKESSSSSGHHGPQLAAASSPSVFPGLQEQPPQASPSGTLNGLLRLGLPGDMYARPEPFAPGPVARSDALAAAAALHGYGGMNLTVNLAAPHGPGAFFRYMRQPIKQELICKWLAAESPAPPRLCSKTFSTMHELVTHVTVEHVGGPEQANHICFWEECPRQGKPFKAKYKLVNHIRVHTGEKPFPCPFPGCGKVFARSENLKIHKRTHTGEKPFRCEFEGCERRFANSSDRKKHSHVHTSDKPYTCKVRGCDKCYTHPSSLRKHMKVHGRSPPPPSSGYDSATPSTLVSPSSDLGREPAAASSAAAVARGADLSE, from the exons ATGCCCAGCATGCCACCCTTCTGTAGGAATGTAAAGTTGggcctcctttctttcctgatttgtgcAGGAAGGAGCTTATTACTTTTGGGGACAGAAGCCTTTTggttaaaaaag ttgaaaataaataaaaccctctGGGAAAAG GCTCAAAGTCAGAAAATGAGATACAAGACTTCCTTGGTGATGAGGAAAAGATTACGGCTTTACCGAAACTCCCTGAAAGAGTCTA GTAGCAGCTCCGGACACCATGGCCCCCAGCTTGCTGCCGCCTCCAGCCCCTCGGTGTTCCCGGGCCTTCAAGAGCAGCCGCCCCAGGCCTCCCCCAGTGGCACTTTGAACGGACTCCTGCGTCTGGGGCTCCCTGGAGACATGTACGCGCGACCTGAGCCCTTTGCGCCGGGACCCGTGGCCCGCAGCGACGCCCTGGCAGCTGCCGCGGCCCTGCACGGCTACGGGGGCATGAACCTGACCGTGAACCTCGCCGCGCCCCACGGTCCCGGCGCCTTCTTCCGCTACATGCGCCAGCCGATCAAACAGGAGCTCATCTGCAAGTGGCTGGCGGCGGagagccccgcgcccccgcgcctcTGCTCCAAAACTTTCAGCACCATGCACGAGCTGGTCACGCACGTCACCGTGGAACACGTCGGCGGCCCGGAGCAGGCCAACCACATCTGCTTCTGGGAGGAGTGTCCGCGCCAGGGCAAGCCCTTTAAAGCCAAATACAAACTTGTAAATCATATCCGCGTGCACACGGGCGAGAAGCCCTTCCCCTGTCCTTTCCCGGGGTGTGGGAAGGTCTTTGCTAGATCAGAAAATctcaaaatacacaaaagaactCACACAG GGGAGAAGCCGTTCAGGTGCGAGTTCGAGGGCTGCGAGCGGCGCTTCGCCAACAGCAGCGACCGCAAGAAGCACTCGCACGTGCACACGAGCGACAAGCCCTACACGTGCAAAGTGCGCGGCTGCGACAAGTGCTACACGCACCCCAGCTCGCTGCGTAAGCACATGAAGGTGCACGggcgctccccgccgccgcccagCTCCGGCTACGACTCGGCCACGCCGTCCACCCTCGTGTCGCCCTCGTCGGACCTCGGCCGCGAGCCCGCGGCGGCCTcctcggcggcggcggtggcgcgCGGCGCCGACCTGAGCGAATG A
- the LOC112932765 gene encoding uncharacterized protein isoform X2, with product MRPRCTRGVCVMCIRAAGKGTLSNDSLQTRFPLREAEPPPPSLRPPEGKQLAASFRSCRNRPGALQLRAPAIGSHAAPPAASRRRRGGQRLPRPALSAETIYKNHAIQGLQKKTRFTESAEEE from the exons ATGCGCCCCCGATGCACACGCGGCGTGTGCGTCATGTGCATCCGTGCCGCAGGGAAAGGTACTCTGAGCAATGATTCACTCCAGACGCGATTTCCCTTACGGGAAGCGgagccccctcccccttcccttcgaCCCCCTGAGGGCAAGCAGTTAGCAGCCTCCTTCCGATCTTGCCGAAACCGTCCGGGCGCCCTCCAGCTCCGCGCGCCGGCAATAGGGTCCCACGCGGCTCCCCCGGCGGCCTCCCGGAGACGCCGCGGCGGGCAGCGGCTCCCCCGGCCCGCGCTGAGCGCAGAG acCATTTACAAGAACCATGCAATTCAGGGCctgcaaaagaaaacaagatttacTGAGAGCGCAGAGGAGGAATAG
- the LOC112932765 gene encoding uncharacterized protein isoform X1, whose product MRPRCTRGVCVMCIRAAGKGTLSNDSLQTRFPLREAEPPPPSLRPPEGKQLAASFRSCRNRPGALQLRAPAIGSHAAPPAASRRRRGGQRLPRPALSAEVRSPPRPRRPEPGGGRRGVGPRPARPEASRAIALPSSAAPRGAQLPRGGRARSTSGRPRRAARGSGAPCGAPWSRGEARARGRAEALAEDRAPSPEPRARSSPAAGSAAVRGWRGPQAPRSPGSCRSCRWKDHLQEPCNSGPAKENKIY is encoded by the exons ATGCGCCCCCGATGCACACGCGGCGTGTGCGTCATGTGCATCCGTGCCGCAGGGAAAGGTACTCTGAGCAATGATTCACTCCAGACGCGATTTCCCTTACGGGAAGCGgagccccctcccccttcccttcgaCCCCCTGAGGGCAAGCAGTTAGCAGCCTCCTTCCGATCTTGCCGAAACCGTCCGGGCGCCCTCCAGCTCCGCGCGCCGGCAATAGGGTCCCACGCGGCTCCCCCGGCGGCCTCCCGGAGACGCCGCGGCGGGCAGCGGCTCCCCCGGCCCGCGCTGAGCGCAGAGGTGCGGTCGCCTCCCAGGCCGCGCAGGCCGGAgccggggggcgggcgccgcGGGGTTGGCCCGCGCCCGGCGCGACCCGAGGCCTCGCGCGCAATCGCGCTCCCGAGCTCCGCGGCTCCGCGGGGAGCGCAGCTGCCGAGAGGCGGCCGGGCCCGGAGCACGAGCGGGCGGCCGCGTAGAGCCGCGCGGGGCTCGGGTGCGCCGTGCGGGGCCCCGTGGAGCCGCGGCGAGGCGCGAGCGCGCGGTCGGGCGGAAGCACTGGCCGAGGACCgggccccgagccccgagccccgagcccggAGCTCGCCGGCGGCTGGCTCCGCTGCAGTGCGGGGGTGGAGAGGACCCCAAGCACCCAGAAGCCCAGGTTCCTGCCGGAGCTGCAGATGGAaag acCATTTACAAGAACCATGCAATTCAGGGCctgcaaaagaaaacaagatttacTGA
- the ZIC1 gene encoding zinc finger protein ZIC 1, which translates to MLLDAGPQYPAIGVTTFGASRHHSAGDVAERDVGLGINPFADGMGAFKLNPSSHELASAGQTAFTSQAPGYAAAAALGHHHHPGHVGSYSSAAFNSTRDFLFRNRGFGDAAAAASAQHSLFAASAGGFGGPHGHTDAAGHLLFPGLHEQAAGHASPNVVNGQMRLGFSGDMYPRPEQYGQVTSPRSEHYAAPQLHGYGPMNVNMAAHHGAGAFFRYMRQPIKQELICKWIEPEQLANPKKSCNKTFSTMHELVTHVTVEHVGGPEQSNHICFWEECPREGKPFKAKYKLVNHIRVHTGEKPFPCPFPGCGKVFARSENLKIHKRTHTGEKPFKCEFEGCDRRFANSSDRKKHMHVHTSDKPYLCKMCDKSYTHPSSLRKHMKVHESSSQGSQPSPAASSGYESSTPPTIVSPSTDNPTTSSLSPSSSAVHHTAGHSALSSNFNEWYV; encoded by the exons ATGCTCCTGGACGCCGGCCCCCAGTACCCCGCGATCGGCGTGACCACCTTCGGCGCGTCCCGCCACCACTCGGCGGGCGACGTGGCCGAGCGCGACGTGGGCCTGGGCATCAACCCGTTCGCCGACGGCATGGGCGCCTTCAAGCTCAACCCCAGCTCGCACGAGCTGGCCTCCGCCGGCCAGACGGCCTTCACGTCGCAGGCGCCCGGCTACGCGGCGGCCGCGGCCCtgggccaccaccaccacccgggCCACGTCGGCTCCTACTCGAGCGCAGCCTTCAACTCCACGCGGGACTTTCTGTTCCGCAACCGGGGCTTCGGCGACGCGGCGGCGGCCGCCAGCGCTCAGCACAGCCTGTTCGCGGCTTCGGCCGGAGGCTTCGGGGGCCCACACGGCCACACGGACGCCGCGGGCCACCTCCTCTTCCCGGGCCTCCACGAGCAGGCGGCGGGCCACGCGTCGCCCAACGTGGTCAACGGGCAGATGAGGCTTGGCTTCTCCGGGGACATGTACCCGCGGCCCGAGCAGTACGGCCAGGTGACCAGCCCGCGCTCGGAGCACTACGCGGCGCCGCAGCTGCACGGTTACGGGCCCATGAACGTGAACATGGCCGCGCACCACGGCGCCGGCGCCTTCTTCCGCTACATGCGCCAGCCCATCAAGCAGGAGCTCATCTGCAAGTGGATCGAGCCCGAGCAGCTGGCCAACCCCAAAAAGTCGTGCAACAAAACTTTCAGCACCATGCACGAGCTGGTCACGCACGTCACCGTGGAGCACGTCGGCGGACCCGAGCAGAGCAACCACATCTGCTTCTGGGAGGAGTGTCCGCGCGAGGGCAAGCCCTTCAAAGCCAAATACAAACTGGTCAACCACATCCGCGTGCACACGGGCGAGaagcccttcccctgcccctttccTGGCTGCGGCAAGGTCTTCGCGCGTTCCGAGAACTTAAAGATCCACAAAAGGACGCACACAG GGGAGAAGCCCTTCAAGTGCGAGTTCGAAGGCTGCGACCGACGCTTTGCCAATAGCAGCGACCGCAAGAagcacatgcacgtgcacacgaGCGACAAGCCCTATCTTTGCAAGATGTGCGACAAGTCCTACACGCACCCCAGCTCGCTGCGCAAACACATGAAG GTCCACGAATCCTCCTCGCAGGGCTCGCAGCCTTCGCCCGCCGCCAGCTCCGGCTACGAGTCGTCCACGCCGCCTACCATCGTGTCGCCCTCCACAGACAACCCGACCACCAGCTCCCTGTCGCCCTCCTCCTCCGCAGTCCACCACACAGCCGGCCACAGCGCGCTCTCTTCCAATTTTAATG